Proteins co-encoded in one Pocillopora verrucosa isolate sample1 chromosome 1, ASM3666991v2, whole genome shotgun sequence genomic window:
- the LOC131781359 gene encoding uncharacterized protein, with product MLALTFMLLLVVESGWAAKCDKRSGPAGTVDCIQIYRYNNEYQWATCLTDAYIKQKSNQKHVCEDRFATYCWYQCMLEVHSKEAGSVTSDCSCTPSNPTSYPNTLTPTTLLPPECYSPPGDSCDWYRNCLERKYPCEATSNGYAIKYAEHFCKLYSENLEKFSQIGQNWVNGVRKCLQVSLVPLLRPWVDPTCKEIRERAFASHTPCYLDPGNGVPSVCDLDCSDYYQIFWTIKGSFVKVDTLWESLKGMWNIGAKCGRSAIIKKCYRELKDGPVRVIKLKIKKFLLRSRRSTDNLPESDAQSRFADGVGSAIASALKWNSDVMDWLAYTGRVEDPENLEIVVLLADKKALGIVITSSPSVNFNQTIEEFASAVKQGVLPLKVDGHNVWVKSLASCSDKACNSTQILAVSDKPPNWNGAVGISGSKFVLCGTIAVLVMMMDKLLY from the coding sequence ATGCTAGCTCTTACGTTTATGCTATTGCTTGTGGTTGAGTCGGGATGGGCCGCCAAGTGTGACAAGAGGTCTGGACCCGCTGGAACTGTTGATTGCATTCAAATATACCGCTACAATAACGAATACCAGTGGGCGACGTGCTTGACGGATGCATACATCAAGCAAAAGAGTAACCAAAAACACGTCTGTGAAGACCGATTTGCGACTTACTGCTGGTATCAGTGTATGCTTGAAGTGCATAGCAAGGAAGCTGGATCAGTGACGAGTGATTGTTCCTGTACTCCCAGCAATCCAACCTCATATCCAAACACTCTCACACCTACCACATTACTGCCTCCAGAGTGCTATAGTCCACCAGGGGATTCATGTGATTGGTATCGCAACTGCTTGGAGAGAAAGTATCCCTGTGAAGCTACAAGTAATGGATATGCAATCAAATACGCTGAACATTTTTGCAAGCTGTATAGcgaaaatttggaaaagttCAGTCAAATCGGGCAAAACTGGGTTAACGGAGTTCGTAAATGCCTCCAAGTCTCACTGGTGCCACTATTGCGGCCATGGGTCGATCCAACCTGTAAAGAGATACGAGAAAGAGCGTTTGCCTCTCATACACCATGTTACCTGGATCCAGGAAATGGTGTGCCGTCCGTCTGTGATCTCGACTGCTCCGATTATTACCAGATCTTTTGGACCATCAAAGGTTCCTTTGTCAAAGTGGACACACTCTGGGAATCTCTCAAAGGAATGTGGAACATAGGAGCGAAATGTGGACGGTCTGCCATTATCAAGAAATGCTACAGAGAGCTGAAAGATGGCCCAGTCAGagtgatcaagctgaagattaaaaagtttttgCTGCGATCGAGGCGCTCAACTGATAATCTTCCTGAGTCTGATGCTCAAAGTCGATTCGCAGACGGAGTTGGCTCAGCCATTGCGAGTGCCTTGAAGTGGAACTCAGATGTAATGGACTGGCTTGCCTACACTGGGAGAGTTGAAGATCCCGAAAACCTGGAAATTGTCGTCTTATTAGCTGATAAGAAAGCCTTGGGTATCGTCATCACATCCTCTCCATCCGTCAACTTCAACCAGACCATCGAGGAGTTTGCCTCAGCTGTAAAACAGGGAGTGCTACCTTTGAAAGTGGATGGACACAATGTCTGGGTGAAGAGCTTAGCCTCGTGTTCTGATAAAGCCTGCAACAGCACCCAGATACTGGCGGTGTCAGACAAGCCTCCAAACTGGAATGGTGCGGTGGGAATCTCAGGTAGTAAATTTGTCTTGTGCGGAACCATCGCTGTGTTGGTCATGATGATGGACAAACTGCTTTACTAA
- the LOC131775076 gene encoding tetratricopeptide repeat protein 28-like — protein sequence MSDAAEILKSVQIGLNVVIFLLNTDRGLQAIELCKECVILLQNLDSGSHLDICDVLFNTYYAISGYTDAGRHATKLLDTFNHAWSLIMEVGDIYISQSRFIEAKQLFKCALTIMKTIGHKREEALAHGRLGSVSASLSKYQKAKEYREKALAIAIEIGDRRLEGTTYGSLGIVFHSLGEYQNAKEYLEKALAIGIEIGDRNVEGTTYGNLGKVFHSLETGDRGGEGTTYGNLGSVFNSIGEYQNAKEYHEKALAIAIEIGDRRGEGTTYRNLGCVFGSLGEYQNAKEHHEKALAIAIEIEIGDKGVEGRTYGNLGSVFHFLGECQNAKEYYEKALAIRIEIGDRGGEGTTYGNLGKVFHSLGEYQNAKEYHKKALAIRIEIGDRGGEGATYASLGCVFYSLCQYQNAKEYHEKALAIAIEIGDKGVEGRTYGNLGSVFHFLGECQNAKEYYEKALAIAIEIGDKGEEGTTYGNLGKVFHSLGEYQNAKEYHKKALAIRIEIGDRGGEGATYASLGCVFYSLCEYQNAKEYHEKALAIAMEIGDRAGEGTTYGNLGKVFDFLGEYQNAKEYYEKALAIAIEIGDRRGEGSAYLNLGMAYRNLEKNRQAKEHLDKAVDVSIAIGDRELEAKAIVCLAHVYNSVNDSQKAKEHCEKALTISRECGNRKCEAEVSVGVGRVSLSFGEYDKAAYYLQKACSISSEIGHKSTEFESLLCITVLKLSQLEVVEAIEYLLQCIEKYEQIRTLQKGNSGFEISLLEKCGTFPFELLTRLLCGTGKFRDALYVEELGRARVLAEFMADKYSAASHISADPRSWFGIENIARRESNCVFLYISYEDRRVLLWVLKANGDIFFRETDEVKIDTLIAERVCEVEGVFKKSAECFGVLPTANCEDRSLDDNVTTSLHEESQANLRGDETKDTGRSHHLCYEWIVAPVDDLLTEPEIIIVPDSFSYRVPFAALRDEQAGKYLSEKCRIRIVPSLTTLRLIQECPADYHSQTGGLVVGDPTVGKVQYNGRLIDITPLFCASKEAEIVGQLLGVQPLLGSRATKQAVLQAIPSVSLIHLAAHGNAARGEIALSPKCTTNSTPQEEDYLLKVSDIEGVQVRAKLVVLSCCHSGRGLVKKEGVIGIARAFLASGARSVLVASWAIEDKATAKLMKQFYKHLVRGESASESLHQAVQWLRSNRFSKPSQWAPFVLMGDNVTFDFTKKGKEELEEDINEAEKKQSDY from the exons ATGAGTGACGCTGCAGAAATCCTAAAATCAGTCCAGATAGGTTTaaatgtcgtcatatttcttctgaacACTGATCGTGGCCTACAAGCGATTGAGTTATGTAAGGAATGTGTAATTCTACTTCAAAACCTTGACTCTGGTAGTCACCTTGATATCTGCGATGTACTATTCAATACGTACTACGCCATCTCTGGTTACACAGATGCGGGAAGACATGCCACCAAACTTCTCGACACATTTAATCATGCTTGGAGTCTAATCATGGAAGTGGGAGACATATATATATCACAAAGCCGGTTTATAGAGGCAAAGCAACTCTTTAAATGCGCACTCACCATCATGAAAACAATTGGTCACAAAAGAGAAGAAGCACTGGCTCATGGGAGACTTGGAAGTGTCTCTGCTAGCCTCAgtaaatatcagaaggctaaagaatatcgcgagaaagcacttgccatcgcgatagaaattggcgacagacgacTAGAAGGAACAACATATGGGAGCCTCGGAAtagtgtttcattcccttggcgaatatcagaatgctaaagaatatctcgagAAAGCTCTTGCCATCgggatagaaattggcgacagaaacgtggaaggaacaacatacgggaacctcggaaaagtgtttcattcccttg aaactggcgacagaggaggagaaggaacaacatacgggaacctcggaagtgtgtttaATTCcattggcgaatatcagaatgctaaagaatatcacgagaaagctcttgccatcgcgatagaaattggcgacagaagaggagaaggaacaacatacagGAACCTCGGATGTGTGTTTggttcccttggcgaatatcagaatgctaaagaacatcacgagaaagcacttgccatcgcgatagaaattg aaattggcgacaaaggagtagaaggaagaacatacgggaacctcggaagtgtgtttcatttccttggcGAAtgtcagaatgctaaagaatattacgagaaagcacttgccatcaggatagaaattggcgacagaggaggagaaggaacaacatacggaAACCTCGGAAaagtgtttcattcccttggcgaatatcagaatgctaaagaatatcacaagaaagcacttgccatcaggatagaaattggcgacagaggaggagaaggagcaaCATACGCGAGCCTCGGatgtgtgttttattccctttgccaatatcagaatgctaaagaatatcacgagaaagcacttgccatcgcgatagaaattggcgacaaaggagtagaaggaagaacatacgggaacctcggaagtgtgtttcatttccttggcGAAtgtcagaatgctaaagaatattacgagaaagcacttgccatcgcgatagaaattggcgacaaaggagaagaaggaacaacatacggaAACCTCGGAAaagtgtttcattcccttggcgaatatcagaatgctaaagaatatcacaagaaagcacttgccatcaggatagaaattggcgacagaggaggagaaggagcaaCATACGCGAGCCTCGGatgtgtgttttattccctttgcgaatatcagaatgctaaagaatatcacgagaaagcacttgccatcgcgatggaaattggcgacagagcaggagaaggaacaacatacgggaacctcggaaaaGTGTTTGATttccttggcgaatatcagaatgctaaagaatattacgagaaagcacttgccattgcgatagaaattggcgacagaagaggagaaggttCGGCATACTTAAATCTTGGAATGGCGTACCGCAATCTTGAAAAAAATCGGCAAGCTAAAGAACATTTGGACAAAGCAGTCGACGTCAGTATTgcaattggtgacagagaactGGAAGCCAAGGCTATTGTTTGTTTGGCACATGTCTATAATTCTGTAAATGACAGTCAGAAGGCAAAAGAACATTGTGAGAAGGCGCTTACAATCAGCAGAGAATGTGGTAATAGAAAGTGCGAAGCAGAAGTATCCGTAGGCGTTGGACGTGTATCCCTATCGTTTGGTGAATATGATAAAGCAGCatattatttacagaaagctTGTTCCATAAGCAGCGAAATTGGACACAAATCGACTGAGTTTGAAAGCCTTCTCTGTATTACAGTGTTAAAGTTATCGCAGTTAGAGGTTGTGGAAGCAATAGAATATCTTCTTCAAtgtattgaaaaatatgaacaaatcagAACTCTTCAGAAAGGAAACAGTGGATTTGAAATTTCTCTGTTAGAGAAATGCGGTACTTTTCCCTTCGAGTTACTCACTCGCCTCCTTTGCGGTACCGGAAAATTTCGAGATGCTCTCTATGTTGAGGAGCTGGGACGAGCAAGAGTCCTCGCAGAATTCATGGCAGACAAGTACTCCGCTGCAAGCCACATCTCAGCTGATCCACGATCATGGttcgggattgaaaacatcgcgagaagagaaagtaactgtgtttttttgtacatttcgtatGAAGATCGGCGAGTTCTTCTCTGGgtattgaaagcaaatggagaCATTTTCTTTCGGGAAACAGACGAAGTGAAAATAGACACTCTTATTGCTGAGCGAGTTTGCGAAGTGGAAggagttttcaaaaagagcgccgAATGCTTTGGTGTTTTACCCACAGCGAACTGCGAAGACCGATCGTTGGATGATAACGTGACGACATCTCTTCACGAAGAGAGCCAGGCAAATTTGCGAGGTGACGAAACCAAAGATACCGGAAGAAGCCATCATTTGTGCTACGAATGGATCGTCGCACCTGTGGATGATTTACTCACAGAGCCCGAAATCATTATTGTACCGGATAGTTTTTcgtaccgagtcccatttgctgccttgcgtgATGAACAAGCCGGAAAGTATTTATCGGAGAAGTGCAGAATACGCATCGTCCCTTCACTGACAACTCTCCGGCTCATTCAAGAATGTCCagcagactatcacagtcaaaCTGGCGGACTGGTCGTGGGTGATCCTACGGTTGGCAAAGTACAATACAATGGACGTCTCATTGACATTACACCATTGTTCTGTGCAAGTAAGGAAGCAGAGATTGTTGGTCAACTACTGGGTGTTCAGCCTTTATTGGGAAGTcgcgcaacaaagcaggcgGTTCTTCAAGCAATACCTTCAGTGAGTCTGATACATCTTGCCGCACATGGAAATGCCGcaagaggagagattgccctctctCCTAAATGTACTACTAACAGTACTCCacaagaggaagactacctcctgaAAGTATCCGACAttgaaggagttcaagtgcgagctaaactggtagtactcagctgctgtcacagtgggcgtggattggttaaaaaagaagGAGTTATCGGAATCGCTCGGGCATTCTTAGCAtctggtgcacgttcagtgttggtagcatcgtgggctatAGAAGACAAAGCAACGGCGAAGCTCATGAAACAATTTTATAAACACCTTGTGCGTGGAGAAAGTGCTagtgaatctcttcaccaggctgttcaatggttgagaagcaatAGATTTTCCAAACCTTCCCAATGGGCTCCGTTTGTGTTGATGggggataacgtgacatttgattttacGAAAAAAGG gaaagaagaaCTCGAGGAGGACATCAACGAGGCGGAGAAGAAACAGAGTGACTACTGA
- the LOC136277304 gene encoding uncharacterized protein → MGFHFYADDTQLYLSFDSKSGAAEASAVAQIEACAGEIDNWMSANRLKLNSDKSELLIINSKYRPRPLVNSISFGGSVVQASPSARNLGVVFDNESSLDKHISAICKSAFFHLRRITKIRSYLTEEATIALVHAFITCRLDYGNALLFGLPKYQIQRLQSILNCAARLVKRHSKFDRALPLLFELHWLPVEQRITFKILLLVFKSLNGLAPFYLSDLISTYVPSRSLRSASLSLLHVPRSNQKTCGDRAFAVAAPRLWNALPIQMRQPGTALDTFKRSLKTLLFRQAFYRFL, encoded by the coding sequence ATGGGTTTCCATTTTTATGCTGATGATACCCAGTTGTACCTGTCTTTCGATTCCAAGAGTGGTGCAGCTGAGGCATCAGCAGTTGCTCAGATTGAAGCTTGCGCTGGCGAAATTGACAACTGGATGTCAGCAAACAGGCTCAAGTTGAATAGCGACAAATCTGAGcttctgattattaattctaaaTATAGACCTAGACCTCTTGTCAATTCTATTTCATTCGGTGGATCCGTAGTACAGGCATCCCCATCTGCTCGTAATTTGGGTGTGGTTTTTGATAATGAGTCATCTCTTGATAAACACATAAGTGCAATTTGCAAATCAGCGTTTTTTCACCTCAGGAGGATCACTAAAATAAGAAGCTATCTCACTGAAGAAGCTACAATTGCACTTGTCCACGCCTTTATTACCTGCAGGCTTGATTATGGGAATGCTCTTTTGTTCGGTTTACCGAAATATCAAATCCAGCGGCTACAGTCCATTCTAAACTGTGCTGCTCGTCTTGTTAAGCGCCACTCCAAATTCGATCGTGCCTTGCCGTTACTTTTTGAGCTTCACTGGCTTCCGGTCGAGCAgcgcattactttcaaaattttgttacttgtttttaagtctcttaatggcttggctcctttttatttaagtgatttgATTTCCACCTATGTTCCTAGTCGTAGTCTCAGGTCTGCCTCTCTGTCTCTTCTTCATGTACCTAGGTCTAATCAGAAGACCTGTGGCGACAGAGCTTTTGCAGTCGCTGCCCCGCGACTGTGGAATGCTCTGCCCATTCAGATGAGGCAGCCTGGGACTGCACTAGACACATTCAAAAGGAGCCTCAAGACCCTTCTTTTTAGACaagctttttatcgttttttgtaa